One region of Dysgonomonadaceae bacterium PH5-43 genomic DNA includes:
- a CDS encoding hypothetical protein (product_source=Hypo-rule applied; cleavage_site_network=SignalP-noTM; superfamily=56925; transmembrane_helix_parts=Inside_1_6,TMhelix_7_29,Outside_30_350): MKILLKLFYFSVLFIFCSCGSMKVSTTVLKSYPALPSEEPVMVYFSENEVPYEWEALGSVSATDGGMAGKGDSILTITILKTEARKIGGEAVLVTKYIEPSFKGSSCYQMWATIIKSKAPSVLSIENNEKSEIIIAEVQESDSISVEYPEEEKIRYRFRLSGDFGYGFRTASMPPGLDRDDREFFDSMNNGPVYKAAFGIFITENAGVGLNYSGYTSKSTDKFNVYGTTSIDYIGADYIVNGEFADSWRATVSAGLGYIHYNIRAEYHTGFSNGFLEESGGSIGFNTSVGLDYMISDKWAIGAELSYMTGLVRKIKFNENGRVSEVTVDRKDAVGLGQFRFSIGIRSYLD, translated from the coding sequence ATGAAGATACTCTTAAAACTTTTCTATTTTTCAGTGTTATTTATATTCTGTTCTTGTGGCAGTATGAAAGTTTCAACAACCGTATTAAAATCTTATCCTGCGTTACCTTCAGAAGAACCTGTGATGGTGTATTTTTCGGAGAATGAAGTTCCTTATGAATGGGAAGCTTTAGGAAGTGTTTCTGCTACTGATGGAGGAATGGCGGGTAAGGGTGATTCTATTTTAACGATTACCATCTTAAAAACAGAAGCTCGCAAGATAGGAGGAGAGGCTGTTCTTGTAACTAAATATATAGAACCTTCATTTAAGGGTAGTAGTTGTTATCAGATGTGGGCAACTATTATAAAGTCGAAAGCACCAAGTGTATTGTCGATTGAGAACAATGAAAAATCTGAAATTATTATAGCGGAAGTTCAAGAGTCGGACTCTATTAGTGTGGAATATCCAGAAGAAGAAAAGATAAGATATAGATTTCGTCTGTCGGGCGACTTTGGCTACGGTTTTAGAACAGCGTCTATGCCTCCTGGTTTAGATAGAGATGATAGGGAGTTCTTTGATAGTATGAATAATGGACCTGTCTATAAAGCAGCATTTGGTATCTTTATAACCGAAAATGCAGGAGTAGGGTTGAACTATTCAGGCTATACAAGTAAATCTACAGATAAGTTTAATGTTTATGGAACTACGTCTATTGATTATATAGGGGCGGATTATATTGTGAATGGTGAATTTGCTGATTCGTGGAGAGCTACAGTAAGTGCAGGATTAGGGTATATACATTATAACATAAGGGCTGAGTATCATACTGGTTTTAGTAATGGATTTTTGGAAGAGTCTGGTGGCTCGATTGGTTTTAATACGTCAGTAGGACTTGACTATATGATAAGCGATAAATGGGCAATAGGTGCAGAATTGTCTTATATGACAGGATTGGTTCGCAAAATTAAATTCAATGAAAAT